TTTAGGCAGTTGCCCTGTTCCAAGTAGCGATTCAGAATTAACCAAATATGGTACATACGCTTCTGTATAACCATGTTCTTCTGTATGAAGGTCAAGCATGAATTGCGCTAATGCGCGGTGCATTTTTGCAACTTGCCCCTTCATCACAGTAAAACGTGCGCCGCTTAATTTAACGCCGGTTTCGAAGTCTAATTCTTTATTTAAACCTTCACCAACATCAACATGATCTTTAATTTCAAAGTCGAACGTACGCGGCTCACCCCACGTTAAAATTTCTACGTTCTCATCTTCATCTTTACCAACTGGTACAGACTCATCTGGCATGTTTGGAATGCTTAACGAAATTGCGTTAATCTGATCTAATAACTCTGCTAACTCATGTTTTGCTGCATCTAATTCATCACCAAGCTTTCCAACTTCAGCGAGTAATGGCTGAATATCTTCACCGCTTGCTTTTGCTTTACCGATGGATTTGGAGCGAGTATTTCTTTCGTTCTGTAGACTTTCTGTTTTTACTTGTAGCGATTTACGCTTGTCTTCTAATTCAACTAATGTTTTAACATCTAATTCGAAGCCGCGGTTTGCTAACTTTTTAGCAGTTTCTTCAAGTTCGTTACGAAGATACTTAGGATCTAACATTTTTATTCTAGCCTTTAATGAAAGTTACGCTCTGCATGCCTATCCATGCAACAAAAATACAAATGACGACATTCAACACAATATTGAGTCCGGCTTTAAACCAATCACCTTGCTGAAGTAACAACAAAGTGTCTAATGAAAAGGTGGAAAACGTTGTTAACGCTCCTAAAAAGCCGATGCCAAGCAAAGTTCGCCATGGCACTATGGTTACAATTTCATGTTGAATGAGGCTGAAAATTAAGCCCATTACAAATGAACCGAGAATATTAACGAGCAAAGTGCCAAAAGGGAATCCCTTTCCGAGCCAATTTAAAACTAAATTGGATAAAAAGAAGCGTAAAGAGGCTCCAACCGCACCACCAATGGCAACAAATAGGTAGGTTTTAATCATATCGCTGTTTTGTGCTCTGCAGATTTAATGACGTCAAGTACGCTAACTTTTCTTTTATTTGCTTCTCTAGGCCACGATCACTTGGATAGTAATATTGAGTGTTAGAAATTTCCGGAGGAAAATAATTTTCGCCTGCTGCAAACGCGTTCACTTCGTCATGCGCATAACGATATTCTGCTCCAAAACCTAATTCAGACATTAATTTTGTAGGGGCATTGCGTAAATGGTTGGGCACTTCATAATTGTGCTTTTGCGCATCTTGCTTTGCTTGACTAAACGCCATATACACCGCGTTACTTTTCGCTGCACTTGCCATATAAATGGCAGCTTGTGCGATAGCGCGCTCGCCTTCTTTTGCACCCACTCTATGATAAATATCCCACGCATTTAAACCAATCGTCATTGCTCTAGGGTCGGCATTGCCAATATCTTCAGTGGCTATCGCCAGTAAACGTCTTGCAACATATAGCGGATCTCCGCCTCCTGCTAAAATTCTGGCATACCAATATAAAGCCGCATCGGGTGAGGAGCCACGCACTGATTTGTGAAAAGCAGAAATTAAATCGTAAAATTTATCGCCATTCTTGTCGTACTGGGCGATGTTCGCAGGTGCCACTTGTTGCAATACCGCTTTATCAATGAGCACCTTATTATCGGTTCTCTGGGCTAAATCTACAGCTAATTCTAATAAATTTAATAAACGCCTAGCGTCTCCTTGTGCAAGTTCACACAACAACACTTGGTCATCATTACTCATTTGCACTTGCGTAGCTCTGTTTTGTTTTAAAAAATCAAAAGCACGCACTAGTACTGGTTGAAGATCTTCTGGCGTTAAACTTTTTAATACGTATACACGAGCGCGAGATAAAACAGCGCTATTAAGCTCAAAAGAAGGGTTTTCGGTTGTTGCGCCAATAAAAATAATGGTGCCGTCTTCAATATAAGGTAAAAAGCCATCTTGTTGGCTTTTATTAAATCGATGCACTTCATCAACAAATAAAACGGTTTGCCTGTTTAGCATTTGCTGATTTGTTTGCGCTTTCGCAATGGCTTCTCTAATCTCTTTAACACCAGATGTTACAGCAGACAGCCGCTCAATTTCAGCGTTGCTATATTTAGCAATTAATTCAGCTAAGGTGGTTTTTCCTGTTCCAGGAGGCCCCCACAAAATCAGGCTATGTGCGTGCCCCGCTTTAATCGCTGTGTGTAATGGGGTTCCTTCACCTAGAATATGTTTTTGCCCGCTGTACTCCTCCAAAGTAGAAGGACGCAGTGCAGCAGCAAGTGGCTTAAACTGATTGCTTGAAAAGTCTAAATCTAAATTCAATGTCAAATGCTCATACAAAGATCATTGATTAACTAACGCAGTTCGTTGATCATCAATATCAACATCTTCTGGCATATCAAATGTAAATGCATTATCAGCAATTTCATCCGTGGTATTCACGTTGTTAAAGTGAAACTTACTCAATTGGCCAGTACCATCTTCGACTTCAAAGCCTTTAATTTTCTCTTTATTAAGAAGAATAGATAATGTTTTAACTTGCGCGCTTTCACTTTTTGCAACGATGCGGTAACCGCTATCAGTACTTACAATGTTGTAATCTGTCCAATACTGGGAGTCAGGATCAGACAATAATACGAATGGCGTCGAGTTAATTGCATCTTTGGTGTGATACAAACTCACTTGCTCTAGAAACACATTATGCAAATACAATGTCTTCCCATCAGAAACCAATATATTCTCATCGGGCTCAATTGCATGCCATCGCAACCTATTCGGTTGTTTTATTTTTACTTTGCCATGCCCACTCATGACAGTTTTACCCTCTGTATCAATCACTGTTTGAGTAAAGTCGGCCGAAAAGTGCTGGAATTTAGATAACACGCTTTTGAAGCCTGCCACTTTTTCTTTACTCGACTCTACGTGTTGAGTAGTTGATTGATGTTCACTGTTTTCATGTGCGAATACCAGTCCATTATTGCCAAATACACTGAACAAGCCCGCTAAACTAAATATTATTTTCAAACGTTTATTCATTAAATTTCCTATCAACTATTCTTTTCGTCGGTGATGTTAAATTAACACTCACTAATCTACTTTCACTGGTGCCGGGGCAAGCACTTCTCGGTTACCGTTATGCCCTGGTGCACTGACTACACCTTGCATTTGCATTTGCTCTACAATGCGCGCAGCACGGTTATATCCGATTCTAAATTTGCGTTGAACACCAGACACTGACGCTCTTCTTGATTCAGTTACAAAGGCAACAGCTTGATCATAAAATTCGTCTGTTTCGCTATCCTCACCTTCTAAAGATTCGCCCGGCAGTAACGTTTCTTCCGTCGGTTCACCATTTAAGATTTCGTCTAGGTAATTTGGTTCACCACGCTTCTTCCAATCACTCACTACAGCATGAACCTCATGATCATCAACAAACGCGCCATGCACACGTGTAGGCACGCCCGACCCTGGTGGCAAATACAACATATCACCCTGTCCAAGCAAGTTTTCAGCACCTTGCTGATCTAGAATAGTTCTGGAGTCTATTTTTGAAGACACTTGGAACGCCATACGAGTTGGAATATTTGCTTTTATTAATCCCGTAATCACGTCCACTGACGGTCGCTGTGTTGCTAACACTAAATGAATACCTGCCGCACGTGCTTTTTGCGCGATACGAGCAATAAGCTCTTCTACTTTTTTACCCACGATCATCATCATGTCAGCAAATTCATCGATGATAACTACAATTGCAGGTAATTTATCTAAAAATGGTGGTTCTTCTGACAAGCTGTCGGTTGGCTTCCATAAGGGATCAATGATTGGGCTACCGTTTGCTTTGGCTTCAGATACTTTTGCATTAAACCCTTTTAGATTTCTAACGCCTAACGCTGACATTAATTTATAACGGCGCTCCATTTCTCCAACACACCAACGCAAACCATTTGCAGCCTCTTTCATGTCGGTTATCACTTCCGTTAACAGGTGAGGAATACCTTCATATACCGACAATTCAAGCATTTTAGGGTCAATCATAATTAAGCGAACATCTTCAGGGCCAGATTTATAGAGCAAGCTTAATATCATGGTATTTACACCCACCGACTTACCTGAGCCTGTAGTACCTGCAACTAATAAGTGTGGCATTTTCGCTAAATCAACAATCACGGGTTTCCCCGATATATCTTTACCCAGCACCATGGTTAATGGAGAAGCAGACTGAACAAAGTTTTTGCAGGCTATCACCTCTGATAATCGAACAATTTCTCTGTGTTTATTTGGCAACTCAAGCCCAATGTACGTTTTGCCTGGTATTACTTCAACCACACGCACACTCATTGCTGACAGTGAGCGCGCTAAGTCTTTTGATAAAGCCGTAATCTTGCTTACTTTTATTCCCGGCGCTAAATCAAGCTCAAAACGTGTAATTACAGGGCCTGGGTAAACGCCTGCTACTTTAGCTTCAATGTTAAAATCAAGTAGTTTCAATTCAACCAAGCGTGATACTTGATCAAGCTCTTCCTGACTAATTGGATTTTCTTGTTTATCAGGTCTATCAAGTAAATCGATTGAAGGGAGCGGTGCCATTTCAGTTTGTGCATTCGCTGTAGGCGTTGACGCACTTATTCCGCTACCATTATTAGCCTGACCTGCAGTTGCATTATCTCCGCCTGAATTACCGCTATTTGGAATGGGTAAATCATCGTCTAAGAATGAACTATCAAAACCACTTTCATCAACAATCGTTGTTTCTGCTGAAACGGTAGCACTATGTTTTTGTGTGTCTTGTAAACCAGTTAATGCTGAGCGAATATCGTCGTCCGATATCTCGTCATCAACCGCTGTAAACGACATTGACTGATCTAAAATATCGTCAAAGTCGACAAACTCAGATTTCTCTTTATCAAGGGTGATGTTTTTCAAATCAACCTGTTGTTTTGATGCTGACTCATTATTTGAAAGAGTTGTATTTCCCTCACTTTGAGGAGTGTCAACTTGTGGTTTTGTAAGCTTTGGCTTTGTAAATAATGGATCATCTAATTCATCTGCACTTTGCTGCTCTTTTCGTGCTTTAAGGGTTGCAGGTAACTGATAAAGCGCAATTGCGGCTTTTGACACAAACATACCAAGTTTATCAACGACGGCCAGCCAAGAAATTCCTGTGGTTAACGTCAAGCCAGTCATTAAAAAGCATAAAAGTAAGAGTGTTGTACCTACAAAATTAAAATTAGGCAGCATCGCGCTACTAATAATATCCCCCACTACCCCACCGGACGAAAAGTAATAAATATCGTTAAAGTTAATGCTGCAAATTGCAGACGCTCCGGCAAAAGTAAGAATCACGCCGATTAATTTTAGGCCGAGTGTTAAATAATCGATTCTGGCTAAGTCATGAAATCGTTTAAATAGCAACCAACCTAAAAACGCAGTTGCCACGGGAAGAAGAAATGCTATCCAGCCAAACGTAAATAACAAAGCATCTGCTAACCAAGCACCTGCAGCCCCACCTGCATTAGCAATTTTGTGTGTTGCGCCGG
This is a stretch of genomic DNA from Flocculibacter collagenilyticus. It encodes these proteins:
- the crcB gene encoding fluoride efflux transporter CrcB, giving the protein MIKTYLFVAIGGAVGASLRFFLSNLVLNWLGKGFPFGTLLVNILGSFVMGLIFSLIQHEIVTIVPWRTLLGIGFLGALTTFSTFSLDTLLLLQQGDWFKAGLNIVLNVVICIFVAWIGMQSVTFIKG
- a CDS encoding replication-associated recombination protein A; this encodes MNLDLDFSSNQFKPLAAALRPSTLEEYSGQKHILGEGTPLHTAIKAGHAHSLILWGPPGTGKTTLAELIAKYSNAEIERLSAVTSGVKEIREAIAKAQTNQQMLNRQTVLFVDEVHRFNKSQQDGFLPYIEDGTIIFIGATTENPSFELNSAVLSRARVYVLKSLTPEDLQPVLVRAFDFLKQNRATQVQMSNDDQVLLCELAQGDARRLLNLLELAVDLAQRTDNKVLIDKAVLQQVAPANIAQYDKNGDKFYDLISAFHKSVRGSSPDAALYWYARILAGGGDPLYVARRLLAIATEDIGNADPRAMTIGLNAWDIYHRVGAKEGERAIAQAAIYMASAAKSNAVYMAFSQAKQDAQKHNYEVPNHLRNAPTKLMSELGFGAEYRYAHDEVNAFAAGENYFPPEISNTQYYYPSDRGLEKQIKEKLAYLTSLNLQSTKQRYD
- the lolA gene encoding outer membrane lipoprotein chaperone LolA, producing MNKRLKIIFSLAGLFSVFGNNGLVFAHENSEHQSTTQHVESSKEKVAGFKSVLSKFQHFSADFTQTVIDTEGKTVMSGHGKVKIKQPNRLRWHAIEPDENILVSDGKTLYLHNVFLEQVSLYHTKDAINSTPFVLLSDPDSQYWTDYNIVSTDSGYRIVAKSESAQVKTLSILLNKEKIKGFEVEDGTGQLSKFHFNNVNTTDEIADNAFTFDMPEDVDIDDQRTALVNQ
- a CDS encoding DNA translocase FtsK — encoded protein: MNSTEKNESTSLSGLQRVLEAGLIITSIFSIFILVALVTFDPADPGWSQTGATHKIANAGGAAGAWLADALLFTFGWIAFLLPVATAFLGWLLFKRFHDLARIDYLTLGLKLIGVILTFAGASAICSINFNDIYYFSSGGVVGDIISSAMLPNFNFVGTTLLLLCFLMTGLTLTTGISWLAVVDKLGMFVSKAAIALYQLPATLKARKEQQSADELDDPLFTKPKLTKPQVDTPQSEGNTTLSNNESASKQQVDLKNITLDKEKSEFVDFDDILDQSMSFTAVDDEISDDDIRSALTGLQDTQKHSATVSAETTIVDESGFDSSFLDDDLPIPNSGNSGGDNATAGQANNGSGISASTPTANAQTEMAPLPSIDLLDRPDKQENPISQEELDQVSRLVELKLLDFNIEAKVAGVYPGPVITRFELDLAPGIKVSKITALSKDLARSLSAMSVRVVEVIPGKTYIGLELPNKHREIVRLSEVIACKNFVQSASPLTMVLGKDISGKPVIVDLAKMPHLLVAGTTGSGKSVGVNTMILSLLYKSGPEDVRLIMIDPKMLELSVYEGIPHLLTEVITDMKEAANGLRWCVGEMERRYKLMSALGVRNLKGFNAKVSEAKANGSPIIDPLWKPTDSLSEEPPFLDKLPAIVVIIDEFADMMMIVGKKVEELIARIAQKARAAGIHLVLATQRPSVDVITGLIKANIPTRMAFQVSSKIDSRTILDQQGAENLLGQGDMLYLPPGSGVPTRVHGAFVDDHEVHAVVSDWKKRGEPNYLDEILNGEPTEETLLPGESLEGEDSETDEFYDQAVAFVTESRRASVSGVQRKFRIGYNRAARIVEQMQMQGVVSAPGHNGNREVLAPAPVKVD